The DNA region ATGTATTTTTATAGTGTTTTGGCATTCCAAATATCACTACTCATTAGATAACACAACATGCTCATGTTTGTGTGGAAAAGAGGAAAGACAAATTGTTAACCATTCTGTTGGGATGTTGGTAGCTGTAATTTTGTGCAGTCTAACAAACAGTGTGCGAGAAAGAAAATAAGATACATAGGTTAATTCATAGATGAAACAAAACTTTGTTTGATCTTTTCAAACATGGGTTTGAACCTTACATATTTTAGCAGGAAACAAAAACAACCTATAGTAATAAATTATCAGAGTATCTACATTTGAGAATTATTTTAACCACACTACCAATAATCTCCACAGGAACATTTCCCATCTTTGAAATGATGGAATCTCTTGTTGTCCCTCACAATGAGCTCCCTTCCAACAATCTTTGACATAATTTTGATCGCATTGTGACAGTCTCCACATATGCGTAGATTCTTGATGATTCTAAGCGTAGTCCTCGGCGGAGTACTGATGAGACCATAAGCAACTGCCAAACGCTCACTATGATACTGCAAAGCCTTCTCCTTTTCCTCCTCGTCAATATCATGCAAAACATATCTTGTATCAGGAACATAACCTGCTTCCCTCATCTGCCCGGTTAAGCCTCTCAATTTCAAATCACCTTCTTCTTTATAGGGCATATTACACCGATATTCGGCCACTTTATTCTTCTCCTCCAGCATGTTAATTGCAGAATGCTTCTTTCTATGAGGTGCAGTCACTTTATCAGCAACAGCTTTTGAAGGATCAAGAGCAGTTAACAATTCCTCAGCACGATCTTCAAGTTCTAAATCTCCATGAATTCTTGCAAAGTTTCGAAGAGCCTGCCAAAACTCAACTCCAACTTCAATTGGCATACTCTCAATGAACTCCTCAGCTTCATTCAACTGACCAGCACATCCCAGAACATTAACAACCCCCAAATAGTGCTCCGTGCTTGGAACAATTCCATATTCCTTCATGGATTCAAACTGCATTAACCCTTCTTCCACAGCTTCTACCGACACACATGCAGCCAAAACCGACGCAAAAGTTTCCTCATCAGGTGCTATCCCTTGTTGCTTCATCCTCTTAAAAACTAACAAACCATCATTCCCTAAGCCATTCACAGTGTATCCACTAATCATCAAATTCCAAGAACTGATATTTCTCTCAGGCATTTTATCAAACACCCTTCGCGCATCCTTCAAGCTACCACATTTCACATACATCCCAATCAACCCATTTCCCAATTCAACATCCCCTCCAAATTGCGATCTTCTGACGAAATCATGAACCTTTTTCCCTAATTCAAGTGACTTCAAATCCTCACATAATTTCAAGAGGGAAATGTAAACACTATAATCAGCAAAAACACCTTGACCCATGAGTTCCAAAACTTGATTGAGGTTACCCTCTTGAAGCAAACGCGACAAGTCTGCATTTTGATGTTGACTGAGGCTTTGGTGATGGTTCAATTTAGGTTGGGTGGAAGGGTTACCGATACGCAAACGTGGGATCTTTCTTCTGTGAGTGGAACGAGAGTTGTTGGTTCCGTTTCGGAGAGGGTGAACAGCATAGGTGCAGAATGGCgtggaagaagatgaagatgggtTTGCGACGTTTACAGAAGCGATTGATGAGTGAAATGTGAGCTCCATGGCCATGCTACAATGCTACTTTCTATCCATACATCAAATACAAAATAAGattaattttaatgcattttcAAGTAAAACTTGTATACTTTTTTTTACAATAAAAATTACCCTTTATAACAcaatttaaaattaatatttgtttttagattaactttttttttaactttttttttgGCAAAGAGTAAATTTAAATTTGGAATCTATACATGTTTTAAAAATTTTAAAGATAATTTTAAAACTTCGTGATATTGCTGCGAAAGTAGTGTTAAATTTTCCGCGCTAAGAAAGGGAAGTGTCCTATTTACCGGGAGGTTGCACGCCAATTCGAAAAAGAAGAGTTGCTATCGAGTTCGAATCGGCTTAAAGAAAGGTTGTCACAGAGAAGGGGTAAAGTAAAGGGAGGAATGAAATGGGCAAATAAATTTAATCCGTAACTGAAAATAGGAAAGTCAGAAAGAAAGACATAAAGCAAGGGAATCTGGTAATCCTACTGCTACTAAGACTACTCCGTCTTAGGGCTATGAATTAAGGCGCACGTAATGGGCGTAACAATTGGTGCTCTAATATGAGCTAAGAGGTAGGAACTGCACTTCGACTTGATTTATTCTACTTCTCCCTCTCTAACCCAAGTCTTAGAAGTGAATGAGGTTTTTTTCCCTCTTATATGTCTCAActtgttttgttgattttatttttgtttgtttaacTTATTTGTAATATTTTATTAGTGATTTTATTGACACAAAATATAACCATAAAGTTCAATTATCCAATCCTTCTTGCAATGTTTTTTTGTTGAGTCTAGAGTGATGGTGATCCAATAGATTCTAATATATTATCCAATAGATTCCACACATGTCTGATTGTGTTTGCACTCGTTTGTGTTAGTGCATGAGAcacttttagtgaggagagaaagagagaaaataAGGAAATAAAGATTGTATTACTGAATGATAATGAAACTGAATTATAAAGTGTCTATTTATATACACCTAAATGACTTGACTACTAAGTAACAAATCCTAAATCCTAATTAGCTTTGGCTTGGGCCACAACTCAACTTGGAATATATCTAATATCTTAACATACCCCCTATAATCCAAGTTGTCGAAACACACTAGTCATTATCGATCCAAACTACtcctaatttctttctcaatGTTAGGAACCTGTCGATCTACAATCCTTTGGTGAAAATATCGGTCAATTGTGCTTCACTTGAGCAATGTCTTACTTCAAGTTCACCTCGATTCACCTTCTCCCTTAAGAAGTGAAATCTAGCTTCTCTGTGCTTACTTCTTCCATGAAAAATTGGATTCTTCGCGAGATTTATGGCTGACTTGTTGTCGATCTGTAGTACTAGAGGCTTCTTCACTTCGACCTCGATCTCTTCCAGCACATATCTGATCCAAATTGGTTGATACACAACAAAGGATCctgctatatattcagcctcaCACGATGACAATGCCACCACAAGTTACTTTTtcgagcaccatgagattggGGCACCAAATACTTGAAATAAATATCCAGTAGTGCTTCTTCGATCTAAGTATGAGTCGATCTTCTTGTTTTATGCCCTAGGTACTTGCTTGAGACCATAAAGCGCTTTGTGCAACTTGTTATTTTCCTTGCTTCCTCATGAATCACAAATCCGGGAGGTTGTGTGACATACACCTCTTCATCTAAAGATGCGTTAAAAAATgttgatttcacatctaagtgaaatgttGACCAGCCTTGCTTACATGCCAAGGCTACCACTAGTTGAATAGTTTCCAATTGTGCGACAAGTGCAAAGACTTCAGAGTAGTAGAGTCCTGCTCGCTGAAAAAATCCTCGAGCTACCAATCTCGCCTTATGTCTTGCTATCGACCCATCAATACTGTGCTTCAACTTGAACACCCACTTCACTTAGATAGCTTTTGTATGTACTGGCAGATCGACCAGCTCCTATGTGTTATTTCTTTAGATTGCTTGTAACTCTTCGGCCATAAAAAATTTCCACTTCATATTCTTTAAAGCATCGCTATAGTTTATTGGTTCAGCATATGCAATTAAAGCAAAATGAACTAGTTCTCCATCTAttgtgacttcatcatcaccaaccacTTCATAGTCTTGAAGTTTTGCTGGACGAACTCTAGTTCTTTTAGGTCTCTAACTTGTGCTAGCCATAACATCTTCGACTGTGTAGGGTATGTCAGCAATAGCTTCGATTTCAACTAGAATATCGACAATATCTTCGACTTTGACATCATTACTTGCTTCGTCAATCTCGTAACTCATCAATGGCTTGTTAATTGCATTACTAGAATTCCAATCCCAGTCAGAATTTTCATCAATCATAATATCTCGACTAATCATAATCTTCTGATTAATTGGATTGAATAACCTGTATGTTTCAGTATTATGATATCCTACCAGAATCATAGGTTCACTCTTGTTATCAAGCTTACTTCTTCTTGCATCAGGAACATGCTTGTAACACATAGagccaaacaccttcagatgactcactgACGGTCGTTTGCCACTCCACGCTTCCTGAGGAACCTTATTCTTCAGCTTCTTGGTAGGGCACATGTTCAGTATATAAACACCAGTTCAAACAATTTCACCCCATAAGGATTTTGGCAAATTCTTATGCTTCAGCATGCATCTCGCCATGTCCAATATGGTCATATTTCTTCTTTTTGCTATTCCATTATGTTTTAGAGTATAAGGAGCAGTTACCTCATGATCAACATCATGTTCTGCATAGAATGCTTCAAATATCTTGGACGTGTATTCACCACCTCCATCTATTTGCAGaaccttgatcttcttttcactatggttttcgacaagcatcttgaatctcttaaagatttcgAACACTTCTTCCTTTCTCTTGATCACATAGATCCATAACTTTCGACTAAACTCATCGACAAACGAAACAAAATACCTGTTTCCACCAATGGTATGCTCCTTAAAAGGACCACATGCGTCTGAATGTACAACTTCGAGTATGCATGAGGATCTCATTGGCATAGTCGAAACGAAATACTTCCTGGAATGCTTTCCGACTAGACAACCTTCATAGAGTTTGTCGGGCATCTCAAGACTTGGTATACCCGTTACAATATCTTGAGTGATGAGTTGATTGAGCAACCTAAAATTCAGATGGTCAAACCTCAGATGCCAAAACCAACTATGTTTATGGTCGACAATTGTTTTCAGACATTATACCTCAGCCTGATCATGGTCTTAAATGTTATATTCTTCGACATAGGAGATTTCAAGACCAAGTTATTCATGATGTCGAAAAGTTCTAAGGCTCAATTTTTCATGACCATTGAGAACCCCTTTTCGACCAGTTGTCCAACACTTAGCATATTACACTTTATTTCAAGGACATAGAGTACATATTTGATCAAGGCTTTTGCTCCATTACTCCTTTGAATAACTATGTTGTAAATACCTTCAGCTTGCTACAAGCTATTATCAGCAAGTTTTACCTTATTCTTCTTTGACTCGTCAAAATCTACTAACCATACTTTCTGACCGGTCATGTGATTTGAGCAGCCTGAGTCGAGGAACCAGATCTTGGATTCGACATGGTCATCTGCAACTGCAACCATAACCATCATATCATCATAATCATCTGAATCTTGACGTGTAAGGTTCGCTCCTTCGTCCTTGCCTTTTGTTGATCCTTTGTCTTTCATGTACCAATAATGCTTGGCCAAGTGACTCTACTTATTTATAACATTGCACACCTTTTTAAtcttctttgtctttctgatAGAAATTTCCTTCTCCTCTTTTCGAGGATTCAGATGCTCTATCATCGACCTTATTCTTGTGAGGATTCGACCAAGACTTCTTGTCCCGAGTCTTGTCTATTTTTCCTTTGAATTTGTTGAAACCACCATTCTTCTTCCATGACTGAGCTTGTAGTGCTTGTATCGAGTATTGAACTATTTTCCTTTCGATAATCTTAATCTCACGCGCCTCCAacgaaccaaccaaatcttccTATTTTAGAGTTTCAAGATTGTTCGATTCTTGAATAGCTACAATAAcatgatcaaagtgagaggtcaatgtgcgcattaccttctcaactatcatcttaCCAGTTAGGGtttcatcacaatccttcatgAGATAGACGAGTTTCTGCACCTTCGACACATAGCCTGCAATCTTTTTGTCTTCTCCCATCCACAACAATTCATATTATCGTCGCAAAGTTTGCAACTTGACAACCTTGACTTTATCGCCTCCTTCATagtacttgacaagaatatccCATGCCTTTTTTCACCGATTCAACATGAGCAATTCTGTCGAAATTAGCCGCATCAACTGCCGATTGGATGTAAAATGCCGTCTTACAATCCTTCTTCTTGGCATCCTTGTAAGCGGTTCTCTGTGTGTTAGTTGCATCTTCACCAACCGCATGAACACCATTAGTAAGCACTTCTAGGATTTCATGAGAGCCAAATAGAGATTGCATTTTTTTCTCCATCGAAGTCAATTCTTGTCGTCAAGAGTTGGAAGGGAGTTTGGTAAATTTCTGTTACCATTCATCTTTACAACGATTGATCAACAACAACCCACGATCCCGGAAACACAATCTCTGAcgtgtgattcttgaaaacacgatcGATAATCTAACcagagctctagataccaatttgttACTGCGTGAGACACTTTTAGTGAAGATAGAAAGAGAGAAAATAAAGAAATAAGGATTATATTATTGAATGATAATGAAACTGAATTACAAAATGTCTATTTATATACACCTAAGTGACTTGACTACTAACTAAAATAACAAACTAAATAAcaaaccctaaaccctaattaACTTTGAGCTTGAACCACAACTCAACTTAAATTATATCTAATATATCAACAGTTTGACCTTACCTTGACCGAGTAACCTTTAACTAACTAAAATCGACAACCTTTGATGGGCACTTtagttattttttatttttaagaCAACTTCAAAAAACTTAATGGTGGTTTCTCCAAACAAAAATTCCTTGAAGTTTACTTTTTAGCATAAACATAGTCATAGAGTTCAATTATTCAATTCTATTGTGTTTTTTTACTGAATTTAGAGTTATGATAGCCTTGATAAACTTTAGTAAACTTGAAAAAGATTCAATTGATTCATACTAAATTGTATTTGCACTTGCATTTAAGTTTGCCTCGGCCAAGCAACCTTTAACTAATTCAAAAATTGATTTGTTTTAAGAATTTATATTTTACTTTTTATAATTTTTCTATTAGAGTAATTATATTTAAGGCATTGTTAGCCACCAAGCATGGGCTTTGTTATTTGGAATTAGGATGCTGA from Lathyrus oleraceus cultivar Zhongwan6 chromosome 1, CAAS_Psat_ZW6_1.0, whole genome shotgun sequence includes:
- the LOC127118265 gene encoding pentatricopeptide repeat-containing protein At2g15690, mitochondrial; translation: MAMELTFHSSIASVNVANPSSSSSTPFCTYAVHPLRNGTNNSRSTHRRKIPRLRIGNPSTQPKLNHHQSLSQHQNADLSRLLQEGNLNQVLELMGQGVFADYSVYISLLKLCEDLKSLELGKKVHDFVRRSQFGGDVELGNGLIGMYVKCGSLKDARRVFDKMPERNISSWNLMISGYTVNGLGNDGLLVFKRMKQQGIAPDEETFASVLAACVSVEAVEEGLMQFESMKEYGIVPSTEHYLGVVNVLGCAGQLNEAEEFIESMPIEVGVEFWQALRNFARIHGDLELEDRAEELLTALDPSKAVADKVTAPHRKKHSAINMLEEKNKVAEYRCNMPYKEEGDLKLRGLTGQMREAGYVPDTRYVLHDIDEEEKEKALQYHSERLAVAYGLISTPPRTTLRIIKNLRICGDCHNAIKIMSKIVGRELIVRDNKRFHHFKDGKCSCGDYW